Below is a genomic region from Streptomyces ferrugineus.
ACGAGGTGGCGCCGGACGAGGATCTCGTCGAGGAGCCCGAGGGCGCAGCCGACCGCGAGGTGCTCGACCGGTACGTGGCCGCCTTCGAGAACGCCGACGTCGACACGCTGATCGGCCTCCTCCAGGACGGCGTCGAGCTGGAGATGCCGCCCTACCTGGAGTGGTACAGCGGCAGGAAGGACGTGCTGCGGTTCCTGCGCGCGCGGGTGCACGAGAAGGGCACCCTGCGGATGCTGCGCACGCGCGCGAACGGGCAGCCGGCCGCGGCGATGTACGTACGCGACGCGGACGGGGTCTTCCGCGGCCACTCCGTGCAGGTGCTGACCGTGGCGGCGGGCTCGGTGGCCCGGATCACCGCCTT
It encodes:
- a CDS encoding RNA polymerase subunit sigma-70 is translated as MRASAADVPWLQPLPDALLDPASVVAARGSLRLALVAALQHLPARQRAVLILRDVLAWRAPEVAALLGTSTAAVKSSLQRARARLDEVAPDEDLVEEPEGAADREVLDRYVAAFENADVDTLIGLLQDGVELEMPPYLEWYSGRKDVLRFLRARVHEKGTLRMLRTRANGQPAAAMYVRDADGVFRGHSVQVLTVAAGSVARITAFLDPEVLVRFGLPKEMP